TGGCGTCCACGGCACAGGAATTATTCTCTACAATTGCAACCAATTCCTCATCTTCAGACCTTGGACCAAACTCTCTGAGCACTAATTCAGATACCCTGTAGCCAAGGGCAAGGCCGGGACATACATGTCCGTGAAACCTTACCACATCTTCAAATGTCATTAAAGCACCTCCCTGTATTTCGTTACAAGTATCCTGTAACCCTCTCTGGAGAGGTTTTCAGCCAGTCTGTCGGCATATTTGCGGTCTGTGAACTTTCCTATCATGACCCTGTAGTAACGGTTACCCCTTATCGAGATTTTTCTGATATAGACCTTGCGGTAAGTGCGTGACAGCGCTGATTTCAGATCACCGGCGTTTTTATAATCACGGAATGATGCGATCTGTATGGTAAATGGACCGGCGGAAGAGGAGACGTACTTTACCGGCCGGACAAAGGACATGTCCCTTCCCATATAATTCACCCGCACCCTTGCAGTGCCTTTATGTATCAACCCTATCTTTTTTGCGGCACCATATGAAAGGTCTATATCCCTGCCACGTATAAAGGGTCCCCGGTCATTAACCTTTACCACAACCGAGCGTCCGTTTTCCGGATTGGTAATCTTGAGTTTTGTACCAAAGGGCAGGGTCTTGTGTGCTGCTGTCCGGGCATACATATTATAAGTCTCGCCCGAGGCGGTCAGCCTTCCGTGGAATTTCTTGCCATACCAGGAGGCTACCATGTAACGGTCTTCAGACCTTGTTTCATGTCTTGAGGCAGCGCATGCCGGTAACAGCAATACAATAATTAAAAGCAGCAGAGGCCTTTTCATATCAGGGACTCCTACAGAATATACCTGCTTAGGTCCTCGTCCTTCACGATTTCACTTAGTTTTTCTCTGACATAGTCACTGTCTATCTTCAGTGAAGTGTTTCTTTTTTCAGGGGCGTCAAAGGATATCTCTTCAAGGAGTTTTTCTAGTACGGTATGAAGCCTCCTTGCCCCGATGTTTTCGGTCTTCTCGTTGACTGTGGCTGCAATGGACGCTATCTCGTCAATGGAGTCATCGGTA
The Nitrospirota bacterium genome window above contains:
- a CDS encoding septal ring lytic transglycosylase RlpA family protein, yielding MKRPLLLLIIVLLLPACAASRHETRSEDRYMVASWYGKKFHGRLTASGETYNMYARTAAHKTLPFGTKLKITNPENGRSVVVKVNDRGPFIRGRDIDLSYGAAKKIGLIHKGTARVRVNYMGRDMSFVRPVKYVSSSAGPFTIQIASFRDYKNAGDLKSALSRTYRKVYIRKISIRGNRYYRVMIGKFTDRKYADRLAENLSREGYRILVTKYREVL